Proteins co-encoded in one Brassica rapa cultivar Chiifu-401-42 chromosome A02, CAAS_Brap_v3.01, whole genome shotgun sequence genomic window:
- the LOC103868170 gene encoding LOW QUALITY PROTEIN: mediator of RNA polymerase II transcription subunit 21 (The sequence of the model RefSeq protein was modified relative to this genomic sequence to represent the inferred CDS: inserted 1 base in 1 codon; substituted 1 base at 1 genomic stop codon), with translation MDIISQLQEQVNSIAAITFNVFGTLQRDAPPVQLSPNYPDPPPSAPTTDEPKQLSADLVKAAKQFDALVGALPLSDGGEEAQLKIIAQLQMENHVIGQELHKQXEAAEKELKQVQELFGQAADNCLNLKXPE, from the exons ATGGATATAATATCACAGTTGCAAGAACAAGTGAACTCGATAGCTGCAATCACTTTCAATGTTTTCGGTACACTCCAACGAGATGCTCCTCCCGTCCAGCTTTCTCCTAATTACCCTGATCCTCCACCCTCTGCTCCTACTACTGATGAACCTAAGCAGCTCAGTGCCGATCTAGTCAAGGCTGCTAAACAG TTTGATGCTTTGGTTGGAGCACTTCCTTTATCAGATGGAGGTGAAGAAGCCCAGCTCAAAATAATTGCACAACTCcag ATGGAGAACCATGTTATTGGCCAAGAACTCCATAAGC TAGAGGCTGCAG AGAAGGAGCTTAAGCAAGTTCAGGAGCTATTTGGACAAGCAGCTGACAATTGCCTCAACTTGAAGTAACCCGAATGA